The genomic segment aacTGGAAGGaaaacagtatattttaaatagttatAAGAAAgacaattttctattttttttaaaaaatattgatcaaacctcttttgttggaaacctggggtggtgtagtgtcccccagaactgttttggtgttgtgataactaggattttctttttaatgaatttctgaaatccgtgatcatggcaGTGGAATACaccaatttcaagagtcttttattttgaaatgccacatcagattttgatgggacctctccTGTTGGAGACTTGGgatggtgtagtgtcccccagaactgttttggtgttgtgataactaggattttttttttaatgaatttctgaaatccgtgatcatggcaGTGGAATACaccaatttcaagagtcttttattttgaaatgccacatcagattttgatgggacctctccTGTTGGAGACTTGGgatggtgtagtgtcccccagaactggtctggtgttgtgataactcggatttttttttttaaagaatttttgaaatccatgATCATGACAGGTGAAATATagcaatttcagtggacttttattttgaaatgccacatcagattttgatgggacctcttttgctGGATACCAGGCTGTCTGAGGAAAAACCTGACCTTTGACCTTTTCCATGGCCGCAGACTGACGTCCACCATCGAGTCCCTCCCACTACCGATTTCCCACAATACACCGCGGTCCTCCACACTGGCTTGCTGCTTCCTTAGAGTCAAATCCAAGGTGAGCACTTTCCTGTATTCGTGTTTTACCGGCCACCGTGAGCGGAATATTTGGACTTTCTTGTGTTTAGAACGCCTCCCGTTGGCGTGACTCGCTCGCATAAAGCTCCAGTTCCAGCTGTACTATGTGAACTCCCGCTAGCTCGTCCGCTTGAGTCGCGAAATTAAGCCAAGCTAAAGCTAACTAGCCATTAGCCAAATTCAGACGACCTTGTATTGGCGAATGCTTGTTGATGTACATTTCATGAAAGAACCGCGTTGATAACATTTGTGGACACTAATGGATTAACGCGCTACAGTGTTTTTGTGTTCccccaaagaggaaaatgtatTGTTGTTTGTCGTAGTGTAACGCTTCGCAAATTGATTTCGTTTGCGTTTCCGTGACTATCAAATCTTCACGGGAAAGTTTATTCATAGTTTAAGCTTACCGTTAAAGCTCTGGGCTCAGATGTTGGTGCATGATCAAAATCGCACAATTATTGACTGTGACCAACTGAGTTTTTGGGACTTGCTAACGCGCCACCGCGTCTCGGCCTTCAGATGGCGCTCCGCCGCTTCTCCCAGCTCTCGTCCACGCTGCGTTCCGCGGTCAGCGTGACTCTACGCAGGAACATCGGCCTCTCAGCTATCCTCCTGAACCGGGCCAAAGAGCTGGACCCCGTGCAGAAACTGTTTCTGGACAAGATCCGAGACTACAACACCAAGAGCAAGTTAGTCAGTGCAGCACAGAAAACATGATGCATTTTTCATGGATTTACACTGGAGGTCCGAGTGCTCAATTCTGATTGAATGCTCGGACCCCCATGTATATTTTCAAAAGACACATCTGATATGGCTGTGGTCACCCTTTACACAGTGTTTAGTTGGCCAGGGCTTGAGTAAACTCAGGTTTGTATGtgcagtacagtatatcacTCATCTACGAACTGTATTTCGACGTCTGTGAAGGACGTGCTGACATGACTCGTATCCCAATTGTGCCACAATAAAtcagaattgtgtcacttgaaccatgcagtgttCACCCAGCCTTATTAATGGAATAGCCTCCCATGAGTGAAACATGAAGGTACAAGTTCATGGTAGCTACAAGCTACTGATTGATTTCTTTGAAGTCGGTGATCACGTTCTGCTCCTCTCTTTTCAACATTTGATTATGTGGCTACTCCAGGGCTTCTGGCGGCATTGTGGATGCAGGACCCGGATATCAGAAGAGCATGTCCGAGGAGGTTTCCAAACTCGAGAGGTTATATGGTGGTGGAGACCTCTCCAAATTCCCTGACTTCAAATTCCCAGGTGGGATTATGTGTGTCTCCTGTTTACACCCATTGTCTTGTCCTTTGAATGAGAGAGCCAGAACAACTCTTGCCTTTTACTAATATTGAAGACAGTTCATTTTATTATGGATAATTATCCATCCAAGGCTAATGAACATGGCCTTAAACCATCTGAAAGATTGTGACCCACATACTGTTATACAAAAGTCCTGgtctttgtttccttttttcaaATGACACGATCATCCATTCTTTATTTGGGCTCTGATTTATCTCTGTCTAAGAATAGTCAAGAGTTGTGACGACATTCAAGCACATAaactttacacttttttttttctgtagctgCAAGTTGTTTTGGGACCATTTTATGTCTGCACTTCAGTGTCTTCGATTTGGCTCCTTGTTTTTCTCTCAACCAAATTTTTTCCCCTGTCGACAGCTCCATCTTGTCTATTTTTGCACTAATGTTTCTCTTTGCTTCCTCCCTAGACCCCAAGCTCGATGAAGTGACCAAGTGAATCCTGATCATCATGTAAATCACCaatgtattatatttaataaaaaaattcagaTGTTTGAATCTTTCAGTGTTGACAGTTGTATAGAGacaaatgtattaaatgtattacTGCACAATGAATGATGCCGTTTTTAGCCAGTGTAGTAACAATGCAGCATATTAGCACTCCAAATATCCATCCGTCCagtttccattccgcttatcttcaccagggtcgcgggcgtgctggagcccatcccagcaatctttgggcgagaggtggggtacaccctgaactggtcgtcagccaatcgcagggcacatataaacaaacaaccaatagcactcacattcacacctacgggcaatttagagtgctcaattaacctaccgtgcatgttttttgggatgtgggaggaaactagtACCTGGAaaatacccacgcaggcatggggagaacatgcaaactccacacagggcaggctagatttgaacctgggtcctcagaactgtgaggcggatgtgctaaccagtcgctcgcTTTGCCGCACTCCAAATATATGCATGGTAAATTACACATCATTGCTAGCCTTGggtgactattttttttattaactataTAATTATTGAAGAATACATCCAATAAGTCAATCAAACTGAAACCGCTTTGATAggataaaatgtttttagtgtCATTTGCCCTTCTTGCATTTGAAGAGCAGGACCTGTGCCTGTCTTACATTGGAACGAAACCTAATTAAACCCTTTTATATATGCCTATGTatgtttatatacatatatatatatatatatagagagagagagagagattatgGAGTGGAGTAATAGTGATGCTTCCTCTCCAGTTCGTAATAACAGCATATATGGAAAGTCACTGATGACAACTGCAAGCAAGCCAAATGTCAACTGACCTAGTTGAGGGTCTGCTGTCACTTTGAATTGGTCTGAAATGACATCACTTTAGGGGAAAGATCTGAGATGCAGTCTATCCTCTCCAGGATGAATATTTGAAGCTCAAAGTCATGTCACACGGGGTGCATTTCCAGCTGACCTGTTACCTTTCTGTGCAGCTTTAACGTCAAGCCCTGGAGACGCACCAAACAAAAGCTTACTGTGATCTGTGGAAATTGTGATCCAGATGTAGAGgatgaataaaaatagaatgGCATAATGACATTTTCCAGTGGAATGTAAGCTTTTGAACAGTAGCTCGTCAAGCTGCTAGTCGGCATATAAATGTATTCTCAATCCTACTGGGAATACAAAAGTAATGTCGCCATGTGTGTGGGGATACAGATATAACGACAAGCAAAATCAGGATTACTCATTAGTTTGGTACCGATGGTGTAAATACGAGAACAGACGTTTTAaatagaaaacctttttttaatgactgttacaacattcaaataaaactcTGAACAATCCATTTACTGTCTAAAAACAGACACACCTTTTGATTAACAGTGGCACAAAGAAtataaagacagaaaaaagtaaggctttttcttttttttctttttttacaaaaaccCATCCATTgataaatagacaaataaaaaaaggcacaaggtataatgtatatataaaaaagaccATGCAGGCACATTAGGATGGAGTGGGATTGGTCTTCATAAATGGCTAGAGTGACTTATTTTCCTGGGCTGGGTTTTATGGTGTAACTATTAACACAGTGGCACATGTGGCCTTTGGAACACTGAGGCCACAGTGTTACAGAATGGAGAGTGGAGCAATACTGAGGTAAATggcttttatgttttgtttcaaaacaTTGACAATGCAGTGGTGCATCACCTTAAGAGGATTGTTTTAATGCATCAGAATTTCATAAGGGAGTCAGTCTTTGGTAAATGAAAACACAggtatagtttaaaaaaaattggcctGTTAGGGTAGAAACcaaattttgggaaaataccAGTTCCAACATTGGCCAGCAGGGGGTAGCAGAACGACATCAGAATACAGTGTAGTATCTGTACTGTATGTCCACATTATTAAGCAGAATTGAACAGGCTCCCCATACAACCAAGCAAGAGTATAAACGCCTTGCAAGTGTCAAATTGGCCCGTCAGCGCCTGCACCCCCCAAACAATAGTTAATTACAAAAATGAGCATATAATTGGAAGATCAAGAGCTCATTCAGAGTCCGCAAGGCTGAGAATGAATCCAGAATCCAGTATTGGCACCTTATCAACAGGGTGATTGATGTCTTGTCAAAAGGAAGGCCAGCTTCTCAGAGCATGAATGACTGCGTGTGTTTGAAATCCTGTGGCTGAAGCAGACAGAAAAGGGTGTTTGAAACACAGAACAATAGCTCAAACATTTGTCTGTACCAGTTTGTGTGCGCATGCACGCATTGATTAACAATGGTTTTAATCATATTTCTTtctcaaatcaactttattGGTCTCACCGTTAATCACAAAAgggtctcaaagggcttcacaagcccacagttgacaaagatcgaCGACATCCCCCGAGCTAAACTCCCCAACCGTAAAGTGTAGCTCACACATCTTGATAATGATAAAGAATTTGAGTATTTCTACGCCCCCCAAATATGGGATGTTTTGGAAatattatcctgagtgattatgctctagtgcagtggttctcagactttttacactaagtaccacctcaaaaaaatatttggctcATCAAGTaccaccacaataaaaaaataaaatatagtagCACAGTAGTGTCAAGTGTTCATCCAAAACCAGGCAGGGGTTTTATTCCTCAAAAGTTTCAAGGTCCCCCTTCcatcaaaatattttcttctccttttttatGCATACtatgtcaaaatgagtctgtgacctggtttGAGTTTGAAATCCATCCAGTTCGTAGAGTGACTGCAATAGCCTTTGCACGCCGTTTGCAAACAACAGGATTTGAAATCGGCGTTTTTGTGACGTAGGTTTgataattaatattcaagtacctgcccacttcgtgCCCACCCATCTCAGGAAAACTGCATCATGTGCAAGGTTTTACATCACCTGCCAACCTCAGACGAGTTGAGAAGTAAAtggtttcagtttatttttgaagaaaTTCCTAAGCATTTCAGACCCAGAATTTTGCTGTGTTCGAGCCCATTTCGTGGAGGATGACTTCATAAACATGAGTTTACACATACTCCTGGAAGTCCATTTCCTGCTGTGGAAGTCCATTTCCGGGTTTGGAGTGAGTGACCCAGCTGGGTGCAGctgaacaatgcaaatacactatataaaagCATACATGTGTTGCGGTTTACAGCAATAAACTATGTTTATAATGTTGAATGTAACTGTGAATGAAATACTGTGTGGTCATTGTCGGCAAAATGATGAACGCCGCAAGCCGGTTGGTTACGTTATCGCAATTGAATGGGACCTGCCCATCAAAATATCCTCCTCTCTTTTATTTCATCGACGTGCCCTCCTCTGTGGGTTTGTGAGTAGTGTGCGAACAATCAGTTGATCCAACCGCAAGGTCACTATGAACGCTAGGCTGCTAAGACGCTATGATATAGCCAAAcaggaccaatcagagccaagctgttttccGTATCGAAATTGAGAAGATGagcaatccaatcagagcaaataTTATTTACGTCGCATATTAATGAGACATCAGGCCGTCTCAACCAAAGACCAACtacaatagcttgaaaaaggacattctggccattttcaacccaaattatcttgcaaacccgataaaaggacaCAGATCGTACAAAGTACATTTTGATGGAAGTGGACCTTTAATATTTATGTTAGCTACTTTAACATTATTACGCACAGTTTGAAAATCAAGACTGCGCTTGAAtataagaaaatacaaaaatgtactaatatcatgattcaattaaaatgtattgcatataaaaaatttatgaaaattatgcctaaataaatgtttgaaaacattgtttccatacatccatccatccattttctgagccgcttatcttcacaagggtcgcgggagtgctggagcctagcccaggtatcttcgggcaggaggcggcgggacactctgaactggttgccagccaatcgcagggcacagacaaacaaacaaccatccgcactcacattcacacctacgggaaattagagtcttcaatgaacctaccatgcatgtttttggtatgtgggaggaaaccggagtgcccagagaaaacccacacaggcaaggggagaacatgcaaac from the Phycodurus eques isolate BA_2022a chromosome 1, UOR_Pequ_1.1, whole genome shotgun sequence genome contains:
- the atp5pf gene encoding ATP synthase-coupling factor 6, mitochondrial, with protein sequence MALRRFSQLSSTLRSAVSVTLRRNIGLSAILLNRAKELDPVQKLFLDKIRDYNTKSKASGGIVDAGPGYQKSMSEEVSKLERLYGGGDLSKFPDFKFPDPKLDEVTK